In uncultured Desulfuromonas sp., the genomic stretch TACTGCGCTACATTATGAGCCTGTGCTGGAGTGTAAAGGGAAAACTCCTTGAACTCATTGATGAAATGGGCCTGATCGTAATAACCCGCTTCTAAGGCCAGATCCGCAAAGTTTAGATGATGTGCCTGTGAGCGAAGGTTGTTGAAACAGCGTTGAAAGCGGACGATGCGTAAAAAGAGTTTCGGTGCAATACCGACATGTTTTTTGAAACTGCTGTTGATGTAGCGTGTTGAATAGCCCGTTTCCTCTGCAAGTTCCTGAATACGGATATCTCCATTGCATTCATTGATTTTTTTCAAAATATAATTAACCAACGCCGGAGAAGAAAGTTGTTTTTCCATTTTGCAGTGGAACTGTTCAAACAGTTGCACTCTTTCTTCGAAGGAGCCCGCAGAGCAAATCTTTTCTGCCAGACCATCGGCTTTTTTCTGGACATCACTCAGGGTAATTTCTTTTTCGGTGAATTGATCCAACGGACAATTCAATAGCAGGTTCGCCTTTCCGGGATAAAAGCGTGCCCCGAAATAGAGGTTGCCTTTTGCAAATTCAACCCTCTTGCCTTTCTTGACCGAGCCGCAGACCAAGGCCTGAGGCTTTGAGGAAGAGCAATGGAAGAGGATGTCAATACTGCCGTCAGGAACAGCTACAACAGATTCTTTGGCATCGGGAGAGATGACAAAACTGTAATACTGGGCAAGCTGCTGCCGGGCTGAAGCCAGCCGTGATTCGTAATTTTCTGTTGTCAGTTCGAAAAAAGGCTGTGCGGGTCGATAGTTTATCACATTGCTCATAGAGGCCTCCATCGTGCTCTTTGAACCCTGTAAAGCAATATTTGTACCCGTTTTTCAGCATGTTAGGCAACTGTCTGATTCTACAGGCATTCCGTGGAAGGCTGAACTCTCGCGACGCGTCGGTGATGGTCTGTTGTGCTTAGGATTTATTCGGCCTGTGATTATTTTTTGAACAAAAGAGATTGACGGCCGCAGCTCTTTTGAAGATTCTTCGTCTTAGCGCCAAAGACTGTTCCGTTTTTTCCAATACTCAGATTCCTATCCGTATTTCAATGTCAGGCAAAAATCGGGATTCAACGACCAGAGTCCCGCTTTTGAACCTAGGATAACGTTAGGTTCATTGCACAGAACAGACGAATGCTGCGTCAATGACCTGGACTGCAGTTGCTCCGCAAAGGTGCGGTAAGTCAAGCGATATAAATTGATCTTATTCACCTTTGAGGAGCAGAGTATGGAACTTAAAAAGTATCTAGAAAACGGTGTCGTGGGTTTTCCTACGGCATTGGCCAGTACGGTTGGTCTGATTATGGCCAGTCCGGTTATCCTTACCGTAACCACCGGTTTCAGTCTTGGTGGTGCAACCTTTGTGATTGCTGTTCTTATCGCCCTGGTCATGTTGCTCTGTCAATCAATGACCTTCTCTGAAGCTGCGGCCATATTGCCGACATCGGGTTCTGTTTACGATTATATCTCGTGCGGATTGGGGCGTTTCTTTGGCATTACCGGCACGATTACCGCCTATGTTCTGGTGCACGCCTTTGCCGGAACCGCGGAAACGATCCTCAGTGGTATCATGGCCACTGTAAACTTCGACGCTCTCCACAGTACGCTGGAAGAGACCGGAACGGCCTGGATGGTCGGAGTCGGTCTGGTCATTATCTTTGCTCTGCTCAATATGATTGGGATTACCTGCTTCAGCAGGGCTGAAATCATTCTGACCTTCGGCATGTTTACGACTCTGCTTATATTTGGTCTGACTGGTTTATTTCAGGCTCCTCAGGTTGAACTCGACGGTTTCTTCGGAAGCTCTCAGGTCGGCACGGATCTGAACGCCGTACTGTCTTTTATTGGTATGGCCATGTTTATGTTTGTCGGGGCCGAGTTTGTCACGCCCTTAGCTCCTGAGTTAAAAAATTCAGCGCGTAATATCCCTAAAGCCATGTTTGTTGGTTTGTCCGCCGTGTGTACCTGCATGCTTATTTATGGGACAGCACTGAGTCGGCAAGTCGTAAACATCGCTCTTGATCCAGAAGGAACGATTCACCTGCTGGAAACTCCCAATGCGATTCCGGTCTTTGCCGATCAGGTGATGGGGCCTTTCGGTAAGGTCTGGATCGGAATCGGATTTCTGTTTGCCGGTGCCGCAACCATCAATACCCTGATGGCCGGGCTGCCACGGATTCTTTACGGAATGGCTGTTGATGGGGCCCTGCCGAAATGTTTTGCTTATCTCCACCCACGTTTTAAATCTCCTATTTTCGGTATCCTGTTTGCGGCTCTGATTCCGTGTGGTCACGCGTGGTATCTGAAGGGGGATCTCGATCAGATTCTGCATTTGATTCTGGCCGCAGTCTGTTCTTGGGGCGTGGCCTATTTGCTGGTGACCTTGTCGGTGGTCATGCTGCGCATCAGGCGACCGGATCTGCCGAGAGCTTACCGTTCCCCTTTGTTTCCGATTCCTCAGATTATCTCTTCTGTCGGTATTATTATCGCCATCTGGTATATCGCTCCTCCGGGAATGGATTCGATGGATGTCTATGTTCCCTTCGGCGCCATGCTCGGCTTGACTGCTTTGTACGCGCTGATTTGGACTGTGTTTGTCCAGAAGGTTAATCCCTTCAAGCCGGTTTCTGTTGAGTTGTTGCTCGAAGAAGAATTCAGCAGAGCCGGCATCCATATTGTCGATTTGGAAGATACTGATGATCGCGATTTCGATAATGCCTGTGAAGCTGCTTAAGACCTATTGGAATAAACAACCCTCCGGATACGT encodes the following:
- a CDS encoding APC family permease gives rise to the protein MELKKYLENGVVGFPTALASTVGLIMASPVILTVTTGFSLGGATFVIAVLIALVMLLCQSMTFSEAAAILPTSGSVYDYISCGLGRFFGITGTITAYVLVHAFAGTAETILSGIMATVNFDALHSTLEETGTAWMVGVGLVIIFALLNMIGITCFSRAEIILTFGMFTTLLIFGLTGLFQAPQVELDGFFGSSQVGTDLNAVLSFIGMAMFMFVGAEFVTPLAPELKNSARNIPKAMFVGLSAVCTCMLIYGTALSRQVVNIALDPEGTIHLLETPNAIPVFADQVMGPFGKVWIGIGFLFAGAATINTLMAGLPRILYGMAVDGALPKCFAYLHPRFKSPIFGILFAALIPCGHAWYLKGDLDQILHLILAAVCSWGVAYLLVTLSVVMLRIRRPDLPRAYRSPLFPIPQIISSVGIIIAIWYIAPPGMDSMDVYVPFGAMLGLTALYALIWTVFVQKVNPFKPVSVELLLEEEFSRAGIHIVDLEDTDDRDFDNACEAA
- a CDS encoding helix-turn-helix transcriptional regulator; protein product: MSNVINYRPAQPFFELTTENYESRLASARQQLAQYYSFVISPDAKESVVAVPDGSIDILFHCSSSKPQALVCGSVKKGKRVEFAKGNLYFGARFYPGKANLLLNCPLDQFTEKEITLSDVQKKADGLAEKICSAGSFEERVQLFEQFHCKMEKQLSSPALVNYILKKINECNGDIRIQELAEETGYSTRYINSSFKKHVGIAPKLFLRIVRFQRCFNNLRSQAHHLNFADLALEAGYYDQAHFINEFKEFSLYTPAQAHNVAQYQ